Below is a window of Cryobacterium sp. PAMC25264 DNA.
CGTCGCGGTCTCCCACACGGCGTAGCCGAACGAGGCGGCCACGATGACGACGGCGACCGCGCCGAGCAGTCGGCGGCCGCGCGCTCGGTCGCGTCCAGTGTGCCCCGACCCGCGACGGCGGCGGCTCGCGGCGCCGAGAGCCACGATCAGCAGCACCGGCCACAGCAGGTAGAACTGCTCCTCCACCGACAGCGACCAGTAGTGCTGCAGCACTGATGCGGGCGCGGTGGCGTGGAAATAGTCGGTGCCGACGGCCGTGAACCGCCAGTTGGCGGCGAAGAAGAGAGCCGAGAGCGCATCCCAGGCGGTGGAGAGCGCCCGGGTCTGGTTGAACAGGACGTAGCCGAGGGCGGTGGTGACCGCCAGCACAGCCGCCGCGGCCGGCAGGATGCGGCGGAGCCGGTTGCCGTAGAAGGTGCGCAGGGAGATGCGCCCGGTGCGCTCGTGTTCGCGCAGCAGCACGCCGGTGATGAGGAATCCGGAGATGACGAAGAAGATGTCCACGCCCGCGAAGCCGCCGCCCGGCCAGACGATGACGTGATCGAGGATGACGGCGATCACCGCGAGGGCACGGAGGCCCTGGATGTCGCGCCGGCGGCCTGGCGTCGTTGTCTGCGAGGCGGCGGGGCGGGGCGTGGTCGCGCCGGGCGAGCCGGCGCCGGGCGGGGTGGCGGCTGCTGCCGCCGGACGAGTGTCCAGGGGACGGGGAATGGACGTGTGAGCTCCTGCTCCGGCCGTGGACCCTGGGGTTGCCGTGGTCGTGACGATGCGGTTGAGCGGAGTGCCGGGTCGGGACAGGCCCGGCCGTGACGTGCCCGGCCGGGACGCACCCGGCCGAGATGGTCCTGGTCGGGAGGAGTCGGGCCTCGAGGGAGTCGGCGGGGAGGCCTGCTGCGACGGGTCCGGCAGGGACGGATCCGTTCGTGGTTCCCGGCCTGGGTCGGCGCCGATGTTTTCCGGGTCGTTCCCTGCCGCGCCGTTCCCCGATGTCACACGTCCCCCAGCTTTCGAACCGCTGACGAGCCTACAGCGCGAATGGCACAGTGCCGCGTACGGGGGAGCGACGTCGTGCGGGCTGCCGGGCAGACATGCCGCTCAGACCGGCCGCAGGGCAGCGCGGCGCCGGTTCAGTGGGCGCCGGTTCAGACGGTGGCGCCGGCCGGTTCGTCCTGGTGGCGCGACGGGGAATCCGTGGGGGAGCTCGCCCCAGCGCTCGACGGGGGGTTCAGCTCGGCCCGCAGCGGCCAGTCCTGGCCGTCCAGGATGATCTGGGCGCAGCGGCCGGTGCTCGCGTTCACCACGATGGGAGCCATCAGGTTGACCGTCGTGCCGGTCTCGCCCGGATTGGTGACCACGAGGACCAGGGCCTGGTCAGGGGTGGCCAGATCGAGGGCACGCGCGTGCTCGTCGGAGATCACCGGGGTGTATTGGGGGAGGTAGATCGACGCATCCAGCACGAAGAGCCGGGTGTGTTCGTCCTCGGCGGATTGCAGCGCGAAGAGCCCGGCTGCCCCGGCGATCTCGCGCAGCCGGAAGTCGGTGAGCGGGGCCAGGCCGGGCGGCGGTGAGACAAAACTGAGGGAGGCGGTCATCGGAGGAAGTCCATCAGGGTCGTCTGGATCACGCGGGCGGTCACGGAGAGGGCCGACTGGTAGGCCACCTCCTGGAGCTTGAGGTCGATGATCACGGTGGCCAGGTCGACGTCCTCGAGCTGCACACGCTGCGCCTCGAGGGTGCCCTTCTGCGTGACGAGCGAGGCGGCCGCGGTCTCGATGCGGCTCTGCCGGGCCCCGGCCTCGGCGCGGGCGCCGATGATGGTCGTGAGGTGGGCGTCGATGTCGCCCAGGTGCACCGAAACGGACACCGCAGGGTCGGGGCTGCGCAACGCGGCCGAGACGTTGTCGAGCAACGCGAAGAGCGAACCGTCGCCGATGCCGGTACCGGCGCCGGTCCCGAAGATGGCGGCACCGTCGGCGTCCACCCGTACGGTGGTGTCGGCCCCCACCCGCCGGTCCACCGGTACCGAGGTACCGGCGCTGACGGTGTACGGCGGCTCGGAGCCGACCGCGGAACGGGCATCCGAGTTGCCGGCGAAGACCGTGCGCCCCAGGTACGTGGCGTTGGCCTGGCCGAGCAGGTCTTTCTTGAGGCCGTCGATCTGGACGGCGATGGCCTCCTTGGCCGCCGGTGACATGGTTCCGGCGTTGCTGCCCTGCACGGCGAGGTCGCGCACCTTGGTGAGGAGCTTAGTGCTCTCATCGAGCGCGCCGTCGATCGTGGTGAGCCAGCCTGCGCCGTTGTCGGCGTTGCGGGTGTACTGGGCGGTGGCACGCTGTTCGGCGCGCACGGTCATGGCGTTTGCCGCCCGGGCAGGGTCGTCGGATGCTCGGCTGATGGTCTTCAGCGAGGTGGACTGCTCCTGCAATTGAGCGAGACGCTGGGCGCTGGCCTGCAGATTCGCCTGCGCTGCGCGCATCTGGGTGGTGTTGGTCACTCGGGAGATCATCGGTTACCTTCCCACCAGTCCGGTGCGGTTGATCAGGGTGTCGAGCATCTCGTCCACGGCCGTCATCACCCGGGCAGCGCCCTGGTACGCGTGCTGGAAGGTCAGCAGGTTGACGTTCTCCTCATCGATGTCCACCGAGGAGTTGGACAGCTGCAGGGTGACGGCCGCGGAGGCTGACGAGTTCGAGGCGGATGCCTGCGCCAGTTCGATGCCCGTGTCGACGCCGAGCTTGGTCACGAACGCCGTCCAGATGACGTTGGGGGAGGTGATCGGTATGCCGTTCTTGTCCGCCGCGTTGGACGTGCCCAGTTGGGCGATCTTGTCGGCGTTAATGCCGTTCAAGGCTCCGTCCCCTGGTGTGCCTGCGGCGACACCTTTGACGGTCGTGGGGACGACGAATAACGTCAGCGCGGCAGCGCCCTCCGTGTAGTGGAAGAACTCCAGACCCGTCTCGCCGGTACTTGTAGCGCCGGTCAGGTGCAGGTCATTGACCGAGTCGGCCAGCTTCTTGGCGAAGTCGTTGTACGACGCCGCGACCTCGGCGAGGGCCCCGCCGGTGCCTGCGACATTCGCGGGCCCGAGAAGTGACAGGGCGCCGGCGAGTTCGCCGCCATCCACCGCCACGGGCACGCCCGGATGGTGCGCCCATTCAAGCTGCACCGGGGTGTACGTCACCGGGTTGCTACCGGGCACCGCGGCGGCCGCCATCGATGCCGGGCCGGTCACGGTGAGCTTCTGCACGTCGGAGCCGGACACCAGGACGTTGCCGCCGATCAGCACATCGACAGTGCCGTTCGCCTGGGCTCGCACGCTCGCGCCGGTGATCGCGGCGATCGTGGTGGTGAGAGCGTCGCGTTTGTCGATGAGTTCGTTGGCGGACCCGCCCGAGGCGATGGTCTGACGGATGATGCCGTTCAGGGCGGCGACCTGGGCCGCGGCGCCGTTGACCTCGGTGACGAGGGCATCCGCGCTCGTGCGCACAGCCGACCATTCGTCGGTGACGGCGCGATAGCCCGCGTTGATCTGAGTGGTGAGCTGGCCGGCCTCGCCGAGCAGGAGTCCGGCGGCCGCGGACGGGTCGGCGGCGTTGGACAGCTCGTGCCAGGCCGCCCAGAACTCCTGCAGCTGGGTGGACAAACCGGACTTGCCGGGTTCCTGCAGCGAGTTCTCCACCGACCCGAGGGCGTTGGCGCGCACTGCCGTGTACCCGGCGGTCGCAGCGGTCGCCCGCACCTTGGCGTCGAGGGTGGCGTTGCCGAGGCGCGAGATACCGTCGACGGAGACACCGGCTCCGGGCGTGGCCCCCCAGGCCACCAGCCCGGCGCGGGCGGCGGCATTGGTTGCCGACGTCGTGACCCGCTGGCGGGTGTATCCCTCGGTGTTGACGTTGGCCATGTTCTGCCCCACGACATCAAGGCCGGCGCGGGCGGCGACGAGCCCGGAGTACGCGGTGTTGAGTCCGCCGAAGGTGCTCACGAGGTCGTCACTGTTTTCATCTCACGTCTCACAGGCTCTGGTCGAAGAGTCGGGCACCGGTGGTCGGGGCGCCAGAGGCGCCGCGGGAGTCATAGGTCGTGGCCTGCGCGTCCGCGCCGGCCAGCGATTCCTGGGTGTAGCGTGCGGCCGAGCGCAGGAACTGCTCGTTCACGTCGCGAAGATTTCGGATCTGGCCGATCAGGTCGGTCATGGCGGCGAGATGGGC
It encodes the following:
- a CDS encoding flagellar assembly protein FliW, with translation MTASLSFVSPPPGLAPLTDFRLREIAGAAGLFALQSAEDEHTRLFVLDASIYLPQYTPVISDEHARALDLATPDQALVLVVTNPGETGTTVNLMAPIVVNASTGRCAQIILDGQDWPLRAELNPPSSAGASSPTDSPSRHQDEPAGATV
- a CDS encoding flagellin produces the protein MTNTTQMRAAQANLQASAQRLAQLQEQSTSLKTISRASDDPARAANAMTVRAEQRATAQYTRNADNGAGWLTTIDGALDESTKLLTKVRDLAVQGSNAGTMSPAAKEAIAVQIDGLKKDLLGQANATYLGRTVFAGNSDARSAVGSEPPYTVSAGTSVPVDRRVGADTTVRVDADGAAIFGTGAGTGIGDGSLFALLDNVSAALRSPDPAVSVSVHLGDIDAHLTTIIGARAEAGARQSRIETAAASLVTQKGTLEAQRVQLEDVDLATVIIDLKLQEVAYQSALSVTARVIQTTLMDFLR
- the flgK gene encoding flagellar hook-associated protein FlgK is translated as MSTFGGLNTAYSGLVAARAGLDVVGQNMANVNTEGYTRQRVTTSATNAAARAGLVAWGATPGAGVSVDGISRLGNATLDAKVRATAATAGYTAVRANALGSVENSLQEPGKSGLSTQLQEFWAAWHELSNAADPSAAAGLLLGEAGQLTTQINAGYRAVTDEWSAVRTSADALVTEVNGAAAQVAALNGIIRQTIASGGSANELIDKRDALTTTIAAITGASVRAQANGTVDVLIGGNVLVSGSDVQKLTVTGPASMAAAAVPGSNPVTYTPVQLEWAHHPGVPVAVDGGELAGALSLLGPANVAGTGGALAEVAASYNDFAKKLADSVNDLHLTGATSTGETGLEFFHYTEGAAALTLFVVPTTVKGVAAGTPGDGALNGINADKIAQLGTSNAADKNGIPITSPNVIWTAFVTKLGVDTGIELAQASASNSSASAAVTLQLSNSSVDIDEENVNLLTFQHAYQGAARVMTAVDEMLDTLINRTGLVGR